Within the Clarias gariepinus isolate MV-2021 ecotype Netherlands chromosome 27, CGAR_prim_01v2, whole genome shotgun sequence genome, the region acttcctgtttctcATTAACAGGAAGTTCTGCAGTCCTCCCCTCCTCCCCCCACACTGGTACTTTAAGTTCCAGGTTCcaccatattgagactgtgtctgttcccccgagataaacacaaacacacatgatgaaatttttaaaatgtttcttttaataattgtaTGTTAATTGTAAATTTCAGTATGGAGtcagttttctccaaaaaagtaAACCAGCATCCTAAAAccttgtgggaaaaaaaaattacacccCATAATTCAGTAACCTGTAAAACCACATTTAGGAACAATCACTTGAAGTAAACATTTTCTATAGCAGTTTATTTGCCTCTCCTATTGGTTTGCAGACATTTTCaaattcttctttacaacattcttTCAGTTCATTCATGTTTGAGAGGCCTTTTTATACATAGCTCTTATATAATTCTcccacatggaaaaaaaaatgcctgagATGATATGAGGGCCAGGATAACTATCTACATAGGGGTAGCATGgggttaaatatattaatagatCTTGCCACATAATAGTTAAAGAATCTACTGAGTCATGAACCCTCCACATCTACAGTTTtactttaggggaaaaaaactatgaACAAATTcatgaaataaacaaatggGTTTTGAGTCTAATGTTACATAATGAGATAATTTGAGTCCAGAAAAAATATTGGAACATTGTGAAAGTTTGTTCCATAacctatttttcttctttttttttttaaccacccCATGCTTTCACTAATGGAGGTGCCAACAAACTACCTCAACCTTTTGATCAATTGGCACTGTATACACATAACAGGATTGCACTTCAAGACCATTAGAATTAGAATATGTCTCCTCTTTTCTGCATTTTGCAGATGGCTGTGgcggattttttttcctccgagCTACACTGGATGGTACCCCAACCTGAGTCAAGCAGTAGTTCGGGAGGAAAGAGAGATTACAATTCATTAGGTTTTCGCACAATTAATACTGTTTGCACTGTTGTCACTTTGCCACATATAAAATTGCACGTCATGATTGAACTgcaattaaccttttttttttttacttattttatttatttatatgcgtAACTATAGACTCCTTATATATCTTGCAGTGTTTGTTCTTAGATTTTCATTGTACTAGTAACTTCTGGTCAGTTCTCAGTCCATGTGTTACTGTCCTTATGGTtgctggatatctggaatttccgtcgggatcaataaagtaattatttatctatccatccatccatccatccatttttttATACCAATTTTCATTTGGTACCAGCACTCAAGCAACATGTCATCAGTGAGGAATACCTGAAAATTAGgtgctgttctttttttttaatggactaTGATggagtttttttatatagcttttATATGCTTCCCCCCTCTGTTTTGAAGCCCTATATTTTGTTTGAGTCTTTAGCATCATCTCTTAAAACAGTCCATATGATTTCTTAAATGTAAAACTAATGTTTTTGGTAGGTTCTCATGGTTAAATCAGGGGTGTAACACCTCAAGCACAGTAGTCAGTAGTCTTTCAATGCTGCCCCTCAATACAATATGTGatggaaaatatataatttatatatcatattatatttaatcaGTCATGATTCTTTATCAACTTGTGCTGGTTATGAATTAATGCTAACTAGCTAATCTTTAGAAAGCTAACTAGGTATCACATTTACTATTTGGAATTTTTGTACTAAGCCCAGATGCTTTATGACAAGATTTGccttctctctcgctctctgagCTCCTTATGCTTCTGGAATCCTTTTTGgaattttggtttcattttgGTTTCATAATTGGTGAAAGTCATTAATTGTTCTCTTTCATAGACAGAATAAATTGAGACACTGCATTGGCTGCTCAATCAGACATCAAAATGTTCATTAATTAAGTCTTGAGAAGACTGGTCTGTTAACAGTTCCATGTTAGCCCGGGAGCTGTAGTCTATCTCGATAGAGGAGTCGGGAGTCTATCTGGATAGTGCTAGAGGAGCACTTTTTACACTCTGACCCTCGCCGCATGTGGCATGGCATCCAGGCCATCAGCAACTACAAACCCAGTCACTCCACTCCCACAGCCACTAATGTCTTCTTTCTGAATCAGCTTAATGACTTTTATGCTCGCATTGAGaaagacaataaagaaaatgttacCAAGATCGCCTCCTCACCCGACCACTCACCCATCACACTTAGCTCATCTGACGTCTACAACGTACTGAGCCGAATCAACGTGCACAAGGCTGCTGGACCAGACGGTATCCCTGGGCGCGTACTGAGGGCATGTGCAGAGCAGCTGGCTGGGGTATTCACAGACATTTTTTGCATGTCCCTTGCCCAAGCAGCTGTACCAGCGTGCTTTAAATCTACCTCGATTGTGCCAGTGCCGAAACACTCTAGCACAACGTGCTTGAATGACTACCGCCCCGTagcactcacacccatcattatgaagtgctttgagcggttgGTCCTGACACACCTAAAGGACTCTTTTCAATcttacacacttggacaataCAAACACCTATGCACGACTGTTGTTTGTTGACCTTAGCTTAGCTTTTAATACTGTTTTACCCTCTAAGTTATCCACCAAACTTAGAGATCTGGACATTAACACCTCACTTTGTAATTGAATTACAGACTTTTTGCCCATCAGACCCCAGCATGTTAGGTCAGGCCACATCTGCTCCACTACCGTTACGCTTAACACTGGCGTACCACAGGGCTGTGTGCTAAGCCCCTTTCTTTACTTCCTCTTACTCCCtgtgcacacatgcacaaagtGCTATTGCCAGCTGAGCCATCATTTCATCGCCTTCAATGAACATTTACAACATTCCTAAAAAGTTTCCTCCCTTATCTGAAACAGCATTGTTTTACGTGAACAATGGAAATAGAGGGTCGTTGGAGAGTAGAGGGGAGAGAGCTGTTAGGAAGAAAATAGAGAGAGATTAtagagagcagtttaagttgtAACGACTAGAAAGGGTAAGGGGAGTCCTTAAGTGTGGCTTTCTTGGTAGATGTGTGAAGAGGTCTTGATCTTTCTTGGGATGGATGAGAGGCCACCATGAAAAATACAGGACAGATTGTGTTGAAGACCTCCACCTCTGTTAAGAGAAGGATTTTCCACCTGCACATAGATGGCTTCTTTCACCCCTCTCGAACCACCTATCCTCTTTGTccaaaatgtattcattttcattctaaaatgtgtgtccttCCACCTATAACTACACCTTTATCACTGATTCCAGATTAGGTGTTGTTCCTTCTGTGTTGTCACATCCTTTTATAAAGAGGTTGTTTTGTCTTCCCAATGTAGAGCTCTGAACACTCTTTATTGCACAGAACTGCATATACCATATTGCTTTTCTTATGGTTTGGTATACGGTTTTGGGGGTGGACAAGTCTTTGTCTTAGTGTGTTGGTTGGTTTGaagtgaactggtatgttgtGCTTTCCAAAAATCCTTTTTAGCTTTTCTGACACTCCAGCCACATACAGGATTATAAGATTTTTCTTCCATtgtgtctcgtttcagctctCTCTGTTATTGTTCTTTAGGATTTGGAAGCTATTTTGTTAAAGGCCTACTTAGAATATCCGCACGTAATAACTTGGACTAATTCTTTGTGTATGTTGGAAAGTTCATAAAGGCACAGAGTGGCTTCTCCAGGGTACAGGCGGTGGTAGGTCACCTTGTTGATGGCATTATTTTAGACAATCTATCGGCTTTTTCTTATAGGTGCTTGTAGGGTCTCTTTTCAAGTTTTTATAGGTGTGATGGTCCTCCAGAAGTTTGATGACTTTGTTGTGATAATCTGTTGTATTCAAGTCGACAGTGCATCTTCCTTAATCTGCAGGCAGGATGATAATCGTTTTATCTCTGTTGAGAACTTTCAGGGCCAATCTCTCCTGCATGGTGATGTTAGATGGTGGTGGTTGACAAATGGCTAATGCTGCATAGACTTTCAGCCAGAGTTGTTCACTTTCTGCCAGTGGTAGATGGTTGTTCCAGATAGCTGATTCTGTAGCTGTAATAAAGTCTACATTCCTGTTTGGCTGTGATGGCAAAGTTTAGGCCTTTGGCtaataactctctctctctggcaggGTAAATTCTCTGTCTGAAAGGTTCTTTACCCACTTTTCCTTTGTGTCCTCTCTTGATGTCCATTTTTAATATTCTCACCAGCAGGCTTCACTGTAGTCCATTTCCGGGAGATAAGAAGGTCAAATTTCATGGTTTGTCTCTCCTTCCCTTTTTAATGTTGGGCCAGTTGTACATTCTGGACAAATAGTATAACTCTGTCCGGTACTGTGCTGGGTAGAATGGTTAATAAGTTTTGGTGAGAGTTGTCTCTTATCTATATACCAATGGTTAGTATCTTATCTAATACCAATGGTTTTTCTAACATCTGGAGGTAACATTGCCACAATTTTGTGATATCAGAAAAGCACTGCTGCAATGACATTGTGCTGGAAAACCTGGAAGCTAACTAAAGCTCCAATTTTAAAACAGTATGACAGTTTTCATCATCACTAAACTGGAAACAGAAAGTAAGATGACAAGTTGAACAAGTTTGATCATGTTTATGAGCATGCAATGAGGCACAGAGAGCTTTCACACACATAGCAAACTGGACCAGGGTTTAGAGGAAACTAACGCCAGACCATTGCTTTCATGTTTCCCCAATTAGAGTCAGGAaattaataactataataatatatcaatacttaagtatttttacacacagtactgtGGAAAGTCTTGACCCACCTCTTGTTTCTTCATATCTTCTTTCCAAACACATCGCCAGTGCAGTAAAAACATTGATTTTATGATTTGCTTATTCAAATGCTCACTTGTGCTATCAAACTCAAACTTGCGTTGTGCTTAAACTGTATTTCCACTTTCTTTCCACAGTGTCAAAAAGCAGTGCTCGCTCAGCATACGGTtaatgtctcacacacacatgcacagtctaaaacataaataaataccactTTTCAGTCAGACCCAGACAGTACTAATTGAGATATAACTTACTGTATTAGTTAATTTAACCTGatgtgttgattctagctgaGACTTTGAGAACAGTGTGAAATCTACAGAGACGTATGATAGAGTTATGCTAAGATCGAATAATAAAACCTTCGAAAACAATAAATTCTACACTGTAAACTATGTATTTAATATGTGACATTAACCTTATgcccataaaaataataatgatgaactAATGCATGTGaagaggaagtgctgtaggtAGCTAAGTGTCCAAAAAAGTACAGGTGCCTTTTATAAGTTATttcaatgtattattatttattatcaaagTTATTGTTTATTCACTTTAAAggtttcaaaaatgttttttttttttaaatacaagagaGTTGCAAGTCCTCGCAAGACAGaatttttgcaataaaaaacatttatgaattATGATCTCATTTCCCACAAGGAAAAATTGTAATTCACATTTTAGCAAGAAGTGTGCAGCCCTAGCAACGTCCAAAAAGTGCTTTGTAATAACATACCAAATATTGACTTTAAAGCTTGTTAGAATTATATAAActctgttatacagtatattgtatttaCTTGTGTTTAAAGATGTTGCAGTAAATCACTGTATTTAGTGTCTCACTTTCCTtgcaaaatatacagaaatgagAGTTGCTCAACACTTTTGCACAAAACTGTAGGTAGAAATATTAAGAGCCTTTAAGTGTAACAAAtctattatttatatagatatttattttatttattttacagtgacTTTATCACACTCTGAGACTTCATTATTAATTAGTTGTGTGTGATATGTCTCATACACCTTCCTGGACTCTCAAACATGTACATAATGCGATGTGGAAATAAAGAGGACTACTGCTTTGAACACtcactttagattttatttactgAAATACAATTGCTTAAGGATTTATTTcccctaatatactgtatatttatggtCATTCATGGTCCCACACtgcagttagtttttttttaattattattattttttttactagggcACGCTCTGACATCGTTAGATCTCATGTCCCTTAAATACATGACATTACAGTTTGACAAAAATTATTCCAGTATACAGTTGATATAAGCAATAGCTCTATTTCAATTTTAGACATTTATCCATAAAGCAGCAAtattttcaaatttaatttaacagtttaatttatttttaacttaaatcCAATCAGtgttattgttaaaataatgaagaaaaGAACTCCAACTCTAAAAACGGAAAACCAGACCAGCACATGAATCCGATCAGTATAACTGGAACCTGTAGGGAGAAATAttgaattatgttaaaaaatgtatataatagaGTACTCACAAGGATATGTTTAAACTATAGACATTTCTGTTAAAAAAGGaagtttatttgattaaaactctgaccttctccatctctgctgtttgaaccctggtgtgtaacagagtgtgtgttcttgttaagtgttccaggtgtaggacagggtttcatctcttcacctttacaaataaattggaaaaacagcaaataaacagaaatgatactaaatatgaataatgtgaaatattcaacatttaatgcacatgtacacataattctggttaaagtgttgatctggaattagcaggttatcagagtaaaactgtttaccttcaaactgcagacgtgttccagatgtgaactttactgtacttccctccacatatccacagaaatattctcctccatcatcttctCTTATTTCATTAATGTTGAGATTAAACTTTTGGTCctttacagtaacactgaagCGGTTATCATTAAATCCCTCAGCAAATATGTAGCCAGGAGGGCCACCGTACCGTCTCGCAAAAAACTGAGGCACTTTTCCAAAACTCTGTCTGTACCAAGctaaagtatttttgttttcGACCTCACTAATGTTACACTCCATAGTTACAGTTTCTCCAGGCTTTACTGTTTTCACTTGAAGCTCCTTGATTTGACCCCAATAATGTCACACTGCATAATTGCATCTCCTCTTAGTTTACCTGTTTTCATATGAAGCGGCTTGAATTCGGATggttttactgaaaaaaaaaatcaataaatgaaaataaattaaaagtatttaatatttaatgtttaatgaagTCAGTAAATTAGttacatatgtaatattaatatttttaaatgaaagtttaaaatgttcctcaccagttgtgcagagacaaagcagagagtaaagagccacaaagagtgtgatcatcgttcctgtttagacaaagtgatagtgaggtaatgaacttgtgtgttcagtagaaaaccaggtccagactcacgcttgattggatgttttgaagctgtggactgatttgattggtccattagctgtaatgagatgtGAAGCTCACAGTGAATTCTTGTCTATTCTGATGCTGTGATGGGTCACAtgtttgtaataaaatgtttaaaattgaatgttttaaaaagtaagGTCATGGTACAAGTTACAGTATTCATCCATCACTGTGGTAATGAAAATAATGTTGAGGACAATAAACTAGCAAACAGTGTGAAtgagaaataaacattaacaccacatgaCAAAAAGACATCGGCAGAAAATGCacgtccgtgtgtgtgtgtgtgtgtgtgtgtgtgtgtgtgtgtgtggaggtatTTAACTTTACTCGAGTAGCCTGGCTCATGATACTTTAACTAAATAtgtgacatttgtgtgtgtgtgtgtgtgtgtgtgtgtgtgtgtacatgctaaaaaaaaaggaggggtggaaaagtttcttaaagagagagagcactttTCATGATGTAGCAATACAGCTCACCACATGCTACATCAATAATGAAATTTTAGTTTTATAGATCTTTTAACAATAGACAGCTTTATAGAAATCTATAATCTATaaattctgtacatttgtacttGTTCAGTACAAGTTTATATCTAATGGTGAAGCCAGACATGATGGTGGTGGGGAAAATCTCCCTGATACTATATGAGGAAGAAGACGAGAGGAAGACGACTCAGAAGAGAACTCATATGAGTTGATCCTCAGTAACTGTGAGCAGTGTTCAGGTGATGAGAACTTCAACCAGAAGTAGGACATCAGGATGGATCAGGGAGGTCTGGAGATCACATAATGGATAAAGAAAAATGTCCAGAGTGTAAGCAGTTCAACCGAAATAACTCCATGACATGAGAAAGCTCTGCTGCAGACAGTAACACCTCTAcaaatgtgttaaatgtgttttcACACTTGGCTTGAACACTTGAGTCCACTCTCATGACTTCTTCTAGGCTCTTTTGACCATTTCTTATCTACATACAAGGTTATTTGCCCCAAACAATgagctgatgtttttttatgtgatgtgATAAAAAATTCATCATGTAAATGTCACCACAATATAATTTTTGGGCTTTCGGCCTTTTCAAGTTTAAAGTTATGTTTAAACTGTGTTTATTATTGATCTCAAATTACACTATTTAATTCAATCACATTATTTACTGAAGCCCCTCAATAGTGAAATGTGTCTCTAAGCGTCAACTTCACAGCATTAAACTTAGTGCATCACATTAAGGTCCCGGGATCGCTTCAGAGATCATTTAAGGCCAAAGTCTAATTTATTTCGATCAGTAAGAACACAATCGTTCAGTGCTCAGAAATAATGGCAATCTTTCCTAATGTAAAAACGCCTTTAAACACACTTCAGTAAATAGAGCTTTAACCAGAGATGTTCTAATCAATGGATTGTCACATTTGCTATAGATATTTATTACTGCTCTCCATTTCCCAGACACAGTACAGGAATAGTGAGAtcctcatgcttttttttacatgtgcTTCACCTGGAGAGACTTTGGCAGGAAGTCCACCTGTCACCACCCACAGTGTTCTTCCAGACtctcagagagacagaaagagtgaACAGTGTTATCAATGTTGTTAAGACGTAGACCAGCAGGAGGAGAGAGACATGGACAGTGATGACAGAGACGTAACACACTCAGTCTCTTGGCCAACATTTTAGTCATAACAGTTCAGGAAAACAAGAAGAGACAAAACTTACAGAGATGCTGGGGCTTTGGGTCTGACATCCCTTTCATGTTTAGTAttaaacttaaacacacttCAGTAACTGAAGCTTTAACCAGAAATGTTCTAATTACTGGATTTATAAAAGTCTAACATCTCTTACAGCCCTGATAAAGAAAGAATCAAACTCTTTAGTTTATATCTCTCACTTTAAACCACACTGCTGTTTCCattaacactgacacacactctctgatgTGAGATGGAAACTAGAGGACAAACGTCTCAAACCAAACAGCAGTGTGAGGACATTAAGGTTTTTACCACATCAAAGGAGCTGAAACTGTCGGACTCATAGACTGCAGCAGCACTTTGTCTAAATGCTTTATATAAATACTTCTGAATCTGTTTTATACAggttaattatttaatcattcatATCTACCAAAAGGTGTGGGATTATGTTGTAGCGTTTTTCCGCCGGAAagaatgttggagagacgagtgagcttatttgctgcccaatgcaatggctgggagtactttatttcacTCACGCAGTCTAACAAAcagcatgaacagcacattcacacgggaacctacatccaattcagcctcagcatgaaccggagcacatttcacacgtcacacacacccacacacacaaacagggccgaagccactaacccaaacacctttccccaacacggtgaacacactgacatccccgcaaggcatgctggtcgtcagccgccgcccccccacgccacactgcccccacccgagctgtgaccgtctcTGGTCACCATGATGAActttgtttcggaggcgtggaggcggtcggcgctgacgttgggaacgccggcgtcctttggcaggtgagggatgaacgcgaacatTGTCCTGAAGCGGTCCGGCCttcacagagttcgatgtttcctcAGCATGCGGCTGGTAAGgtgcaagacggtcccggtgaaGCACAACTCGTGCctgccccgccaaccgcacccggtagaagacatcggagagccgagcaattaccgtacaggggcccacccagcgggacataagcttggccgagagcccccttttccttccggaggaacacacccatacctgctctccgGCAGCAAAATcccgcccccggctgtgagtgtccacgcccatccgccccataggtgcccccaccggaaagtcttgcagcggtgcccgcaaGCGCTGGgtgcccggccggcgaggtaaagcgaCGGCGTTAGCGCGtagatttcccgctcggtctgctaccggaagttccgccccccgggtgtgtgctactaacctgtccggctgtggtatGGGTCCTAGCAACCTGgttaccccgaagttaccaggCAGAGTTCCGCTAGACAAATttagcaccgcaccccatctctccagaatgtccaaccctaaaacgcagtcctcctcgacattccccacaacgaacccgtgggaataagttcgaccacccacctggactcgcccgtaccttcacgtagcccccagcaactgttgaaggcaggatcaggccgtctgcaaacacgcttgctttgccccagtaatccagagcgcagcagcgaaacagtggagccggtgtccacgagcgcccgcagtaagacgccgtccagcacacaatcgacgtaaagcccagcgcggcttcccaagcgtcctcccggcgctagtttagcggctgctggtgtacgctgtccctcaggcctgaaaACGTTGCAGTCCCgaggtcccgtgcctcggcatcGCTGCGAAACATCGGAgacttgctcgttgcctagccgcaatgggtagccctgtccccggctaggttcacacctaccgagcgccactgagctgcgggcggtcgctcggctcttttgccgtgatgtaccgccaatatgggctcagcgcgctcggcctcgcgcagcggcaggtcgcctTGGCGGCTATCGGCGCACGGAgttgtatcttgctccggcgcttgcgcagcgccggCCTTCgtcccgagatccagcgccgggattttcttcttgccgctccgcgttggtgaacgtggtgtgctcgcgctagctccgtcgGGAAAGTGCTTCTTCTGTCCGAGTAGTCGCTCcactactcggcggcccgcttggattttgagaaggtcctccgttgtgcgctccaacccgttactctccatcccacttctgacaccaatgtagcgtttttccgCCGGAAAGAATGTCAGCCGTCGCCCCGCCCACACCACACTATTATAGGCATTATATTTAATACCTATACTTTCTCTGTTGTTGTGTCCTTTAGGGTGGATAATTAGCCTTACACAGATAGAGCACAGTCTCAGTTTGAATAATTAGTCTCTCAACATTCAACATGATATTTTTAGAgacattttttcattaatgaacttcagctcttttgtgtttttgtctgaGATTCTAACATAAAGACATTCCGACTGTTGAAGTGACCCAGAATAGGTCAGTGTgagctgctgattaaacactcagtctcagaaactcagaaaccacaatgttatttctgttcaactgaaacaactgcatgatgtgagagagcgctgctgcagtcagtaacacttcTACACGTGTGTTAAGAGCGTTTTTACACTCGGACTGAACACAAGTCCACtctcatgcaaaaaaaacaacatgtctTGCAAAAATAGCTGTTTtataacaaacacaaatatttttcacacatttaaaaccagaccAAATGCAGGTCAAGTGTGTAAACAACCACAGTGAAACAACCACTACAGTAAactaacacattaacattataaatgtattaataatgtaatatatttttaatttccattaaaaACAGCTGTAGTTTAGCGCTAGCAGTTAGCCACTCAGTGTGGACATCAGAATCCCTCCTTTCTTCCTCTCCATACGCAGCTCTAGATTTCCTATTGGCTTGCCATCAGATTATATTGTAATTTGCTGCTCTTGTGGTAGTTTAGGAGGCTTTTTTCCATCCTTCCTCCTTAAACCTTCCCCTTTTCCCTAAGACCATgcctcgtgtctgtgtgtctgtggtgttaTCCGTGCATGAAACTCGTTACAAGCTAACAGTGATATTGGAAGACATGGCTAACAGTGACATTGATGAGATGCCAACatggccataacattatgaccactgacaggtgatgTAAACAACATTGAGCACTAACTATAGACAGCAAACTGGagagggtcatgtgaccccAAAGGACCGCTCACTTATACCTGTAGTGACCAAAGGTCAGCTGATGGATCCaatcatagaaaaaaaggtaaatgtaGTAAATATtgcggtaaaaaaaaatcaatgttggCCCCAGTAGTAGGGTATCAGAACGCCCAGTACCCGTCGATATCTGTTCACAGCTAACATCATGATGCCTGAAGCTACTGGACACTCCAGAGGTTTTGTGGAGTCGTAACCCAAGGAGACGGACCTGCCCTGGTGACACagggggaacctacacaatactgggtgTAATGTTTagctttgtaatgttatggctgattggtgtatataacAAATACTGTGATGTAGCTAGCTGTGATGCTAAGTACTTAACTGCTGTGATTAATTTCAAtgtcaaatgctgtaaatgtcatgaaataacactaaacaaaagcttaaaaaaagaagtaaattgTTGTCATTAGAaagttaaaaacattaaacatgtggCTTTGACAGATTTTAAGGACGGAATTTTGTGAGGACGAATAGTTAAGTAACagttttttatgttaaacacttttttac harbors:
- the LOC128514861 gene encoding uncharacterized protein LOC128514861, with translation MITLFVALYSLLCLCTTVKPSEFKPLHMKTVKPGETVTMECNISEVENKNTLAWYRQSFGKVPQFFARRYGGPPGYIFAEGFNDNRFSVTVKDQKFNLNINEIREDDGGEYFCGYVEGSTVKFTSGTRLQFEGEEMKPCPTPGTLNKNTHSVTHQGSNSRDGEGSSYTDRIHVLVWFSVFRVGVLFFIILTITLIGFKLKIN